A genomic window from Ruegeria sp. TM1040 includes:
- a CDS encoding TRAP transporter large permease, whose translation MTTAIFLLFGSFVVLMALGVPIAFAIGLATTATFLLFMGVDQSLFIVAQQMASGLDSFTLLAIPFFILAGNIMNRGGIAMRLINFAKVLGGRLPGALAHCNVIANMMFGSISGSAVASAAAVGGVMAPLQKKEGYDPAFSAAVNIASCPTGLLIPPSATLIVYSLITGGTSIAALFVAGYLPGILMGLGLMIVAGVIAKRRGYPVAPRPALSEVMVAARDAALPLGLIVIVMGGIISGVFTATEASAAAVLYTLVLALVWYREITIKDLPAILIESAVTTSVVLLMIGASIAMSRVMAFGGIPFAISDFLLGLSDNPIAILLAINVALLVVGTFMDMTPALLIFTPIFMPVVKGLGMDPVHFGIVMTLNLCIGICTPPVGSALFVGCSVGGTSIAKVIRPLLPFYAVLFGLLMLVTYVPDISLFLPRLLLGYQ comes from the coding sequence ATGACGACAGCTATTTTTCTTCTCTTTGGCAGTTTTGTCGTGCTGATGGCGCTGGGTGTGCCGATTGCGTTTGCTATTGGTCTTGCGACCACCGCGACGTTCTTGTTGTTTATGGGAGTGGACCAATCCCTGTTTATCGTTGCGCAGCAAATGGCGTCAGGGTTGGACAGCTTTACGCTTCTCGCCATTCCATTTTTTATCTTGGCGGGGAACATCATGAACCGCGGTGGGATCGCCATGCGGTTGATCAACTTCGCCAAAGTGCTGGGCGGTCGGCTTCCTGGCGCGCTGGCCCATTGCAACGTGATTGCCAACATGATGTTCGGATCTATTTCCGGATCTGCTGTGGCCTCTGCTGCGGCAGTGGGCGGCGTGATGGCTCCTTTGCAAAAGAAAGAGGGTTACGATCCTGCTTTTTCTGCTGCGGTCAATATTGCCTCCTGTCCGACAGGCCTGTTGATACCGCCGTCAGCAACGTTGATCGTTTACTCCTTGATCACTGGCGGAACATCTATAGCCGCGTTGTTCGTAGCTGGATATTTGCCCGGCATCCTGATGGGGCTGGGATTGATGATCGTGGCTGGTGTGATCGCTAAGCGGCGCGGCTATCCTGTTGCGCCCCGTCCCGCACTCAGCGAGGTCATGGTGGCCGCGCGCGATGCAGCCTTGCCTCTGGGCCTGATCGTGATCGTGATGGGCGGCATCATCTCGGGTGTCTTCACGGCAACCGAGGCCTCGGCCGCAGCAGTGCTCTACACGCTGGTTTTGGCATTGGTCTGGTACCGCGAAATCACGATTAAGGATTTGCCCGCAATATTGATAGAAAGCGCGGTCACTACTTCAGTGGTTCTATTGATGATCGGCGCGTCCATCGCGATGAGCCGTGTCATGGCCTTTGGCGGCATCCCTTTTGCGATCTCAGATTTCTTGTTGGGTCTATCTGATAACCCGATTGCTATCCTCCTGGCGATCAACGTGGCGCTGCTGGTCGTCGGGACCTTTATGGATATGACACCTGCGCTCTTAATCTTCACGCCAATTTTCATGCCAGTTGTCAAAGGCCTTGGTATGGACCCTGTGCATTTTGGCATCGTGATGACGCTAAACCTCTGCATTGGTATCTGTACGCCGCCTGTGGGTTCAGCCCTGTTTGTGGGCTGCTCTGTCGGGGGCACTTCTATTGCCAAAGTCATCCGCCCACTTCTGCCCTTTTATGCGGTGTTGTTCGGTCTCCTGATGCTGGTCACTTATGTGCCTGACATCAGCCTCTTCCTGCCGCGCCTTCTATTGGGATATCAGTAA
- a CDS encoding TRAP transporter small permease encodes MRAWVDMLLKLVITTIFVVLVACVSWQVISRYVLGTPSTVTDELARFLFMWLALVGGAYTLGLRRHLAIDLLTQKLSGRARIISEIFVLFAIFGFATSVMIRGGSQLVLKTMASGQVTPALQFPMGLVYGAIPFAGAIIVFYCVIFAFELWRDGPSSPELGETAPLGGPLD; translated from the coding sequence ATGAGGGCGTGGGTCGACATGCTCCTCAAACTGGTCATTACGACGATCTTTGTGGTGCTCGTGGCCTGCGTGAGCTGGCAGGTCATCAGTCGTTACGTATTAGGTACGCCTAGTACGGTAACCGATGAATTGGCGCGGTTTCTCTTTATGTGGTTGGCTTTGGTTGGAGGGGCCTACACATTAGGTTTGCGCCGACACTTAGCAATTGATCTTCTAACCCAGAAACTGTCGGGGCGGGCTCGGATCATAAGCGAGATATTCGTCCTATTTGCCATTTTTGGCTTTGCAACCTCTGTCATGATCCGGGGTGGTAGCCAGCTTGTCCTCAAGACTATGGCTTCCGGTCAAGTTACGCCAGCGCTTCAATTTCCTATGGGGTTGGTCTATGGCGCGATCCCCTTCGCGGGCGCGATCATCGTGTTTTACTGCGTCATTTTTGCGTTCGAGCTGTGGCGTGACGGTCCATCTTCGCCCGAGCTTGGCGAGACGGCGCCGCTCGGTGGTCCTCTTGATTAA